In a single window of the Oryctolagus cuniculus chromosome 2, mOryCun1.1, whole genome shotgun sequence genome:
- the CDC42EP3 gene encoding cdc42 effector protein 3 yields MPAKTPIYLKAANNKKGKKLKLRDILSPDMISPPLGDFRHTIHIGKEGQHDVFGDISFLQGNYELLPGHQEKARLGQLPGHNEFFRANSTSDSVFTETPSPVLKNAISLPTIGGSQALMLPLLSPVTFSSKQEAFGPAKLPRLSCAPVAEEKAAEDGGVLGHGALRQGDASWASSGSASQSSQGRDSHSSSLSEQYPEWPAEDLFEQPAPCELAQGKAKSEESLPDLTGSLLSLQLDLGPSLLDEVLNVMDKNK; encoded by the coding sequence ATGCCAGCCAAGACCCCGATTTACCTGAAAGCTGCCAACAACAAGAAGGGGAAGAAGCTGAAGCTGAGGGACATCTTGTCCCCCGACATGATCAGCCCCCCGCTTGGGGACTTCCGCCACACCATTCACATCGGCAAGGAGGGCCAGCACGACGTCTTCGGGGACATCTCCTTTCTTCAGGGCAACTACGAGCTGCTGCCCGGCCACCAGGAGAAGGCGCGCCTGGGCCAGCTGCCGGGGCACAACGAGTTCTTCCGGGCCAACAGCACGTCGGACTCGGTGTTCACGGAGACGCCCTCGCCCGTGCTCAAAAACGCCATCTCCCTGCCGACCATCGGAGGCTCCCAGGCCCTCATGCTGCCCTTGCTGTCACCGGTGACGTTCAGCTCCAAACAGGAGGCCTTCGGGCCGGCCAAGCTGCCCCGGCTCAGCTGCGCACCTGTGGCCGAGGAGAAGGCGGCGGAGGACGGCGGCGTGCTGGGGCACGGCGCGCTGCGCCAGGGGGACGCGTCGTGGGCGTCCAGCGGCTCGGCGTCGCAGTccagccagggcagggacagCCACTCCTCCAGCCTGTCGGAACAGTACCCCGAGTGGCCGGCCGAGGACCTGTTCGAGCAGCCCGCGCCCTGCGAGCTCGCCCAGGGAAAGGCTAAGTCCGAGGAGTCCCTGCCTGACCTGACGGGCTCGCTGCTCTCCCTGCAGCTCGACCTCGGGCCCTCGCTCCTGGATGAGGTGCTCAACGTCATGGACAAAAATAAGTAG